The Gemmatimonadales bacterium DNA window CCACGAACTCGCCACTCGCGGCGTCAATGTTGACGAACTTCCAGTCCCCGTTCGAAATGCCTTGGTACTTCGGAATCTCGGACGCCCGCAGGAGCCGGCCCGGCTTATAACCCGCTCCGTCCCTCTCGAGCTTCACGAGATACGGACTGTCCGTGTACTTCTTGACGTAATCGAGGAAGAACGGGGTCTGCTTCTCGTGGTGGAACTCCTTCAGGATCACATGGGTCGTGGCCATCCAGAAGGCGCCGTCGCTTCCGGCGTGGAGCGGAACCCACTGATCGGCGTACTTGCAGACCTGGCTGAAATCCGGCGAGAACACCACGGCTTTGGTACCGTTATGGCGCGATTCGGCGAAGAAGTGGCAGTCGGGCGTGCGCGTCATGTTGAGACACGCACCCATGTCCGCGACCATCTTGGCGTTGTACCAGTCGGCGCTCTCGCACACGTCGGTCTGCTCGCCCCAGATCTCGGGGAAAGCCGTGGGGAGATCGCAGTACCAGTCGTAGAAGCTGAGGTTGACACCTCCGAAGAGCTGAAGGAAGCGCGCACCTGCCGCGTAGCTCAGCATGGACATGGCCGGGATGGGGCTGAACCCGATCACCCGGTCCGGGCCGTACTCCTCGGCGGTGCTGAGGTTGGCCACGGCCATGATCTCCATGACCTCGTCCCAGGTCGACCGGCGGAAGCCACCCTTGCCACGCGCCTGCTGGTATTTCTTACGGGCTTCCTGGTCCGCTTGAAGGGCTCTCCACGCCTTCATGGGGTCGCCCGTTTCGCGTTTCTTCGCCCGGAAAGCGTCGAGCAGGGCGCCTCGAATCAGCGGGTACTTGATCCGCAGGGGGCTGTACAGGTACCACGAGTACGAGATCCCCCGCTGGCATCCACGCGGCTCGTAGGGAGGCAGTGAGTCTTCCAGCAACGGGTAGTCGATCTGCTGCGTCTCCCAGGTCACGATCCCGTCTTTGACGTGGATCTGCCATGAGCAACCTCCCGTGCAGTTCACGCCGTGCGTGCTTCGCACGGTGCGATCGTGCTGGAAGCGGTTGCGGTAGAACTCTTCCCACTTCCTGGTTTCCGGCGAGATGATGTCTTTGATCCAACCCATGGTCGTTTCCCGGCTGGTCGTGGGCGTTCTGTCTATCGGGCCACAAGCTCGGGGGGCTCCTCCGCCGGCCCGTTTCCGTCATCGACTCAGGTGGATTTCACCTGTCGGTCGTAGATCGCCTGATTCACGGAACCTCTCATGCGTCCGCGCCAGGCCAGAGAGCAGAGACCCAAGAGGATCGCCGCGCCCACCAGCCCGGATAAGAACAGTCTTAGGCCGTAGTCCCTTGGATGGTGGAACGCCTGCTCGGCGTCGGCCTGCTGCAGGAAGCCGACCAGTGCCGCGACCTCTTCATCGGCGAGCGGCTTGCCCCGGTAGGCACGTTCCATCACGGGAAACGGAGGGCTTCCGATGATCGCACGAACCCCGGGTCCGCCCAGCCGAGAGAACACCGTCGTGAGTTCCCGGGCGAGCACCCCGCCACCAATGATCGCGTCATGCGTCACGTCATGGCAGGAGTTGCACGACGGCCCGCCGCGGGCGAACCGGATCTTTCCCTGGAACAGCGCCTGTCCCAGCAGGACCTGCGCCTCGGTGGCCGGCTGAACGGAGTCCGGCTGCGCCGACGCGGTGGTGGCGGTCGCGGCACCACGTACGTACCGGATGATCTCCCGGATCTCCTGGTCCGAGAGCGGCTGATCCGGCATCGGAATCCGGTTAAACTCCTCGAAGAGAGCGATGGCGACGGAATCACCGCCCCGCACCATGTCCTGGGAGTGCTGCACGAACCGGATGATCCATTCCTCGCTGCGCCGCGAGTCGACCCCTTGGAGGTCAGGTCCTACGAGGCGGCCGCCACCGATCGTGTGGCATACCGCGCACCGCGTCCGGAAAACCTCCCCGCCCTGGTCCGCCTGGGAGACTGCCTCCGACGTTATCGCGCCGAGCCACAGTGCGAGTCCGCCGACCCACCGTACGACCGCTGTCATCACGTCACTCCTGCA harbors:
- a CDS encoding c-type cytochrome, whose amino-acid sequence is MTAVVRWVGGLALWLGAITSEAVSQADQGGEVFRTRCAVCHTIGGGRLVGPDLQGVDSRRSEEWIIRFVQHSQDMVRGGDSVAIALFEEFNRIPMPDQPLSDQEIREIIRYVRGAATATTASAQPDSVQPATEAQVLLGQALFQGKIRFARGGPSCNSCHDVTHDAIIGGGVLARELTTVFSRLGGPGVRAIIGSPPFPVMERAYRGKPLADEEVAALVGFLQQADAEQAFHHPRDYGLRLFLSGLVGAAILLGLCSLAWRGRMRGSVNQAIYDRQVKST